One Papaver somniferum cultivar HN1 chromosome 10, ASM357369v1, whole genome shotgun sequence genomic window carries:
- the LOC113317494 gene encoding probable glutathione S-transferase, protein MGKESVKIIGSWFSPFSFRVKCGLDLKGIEYDFLLEDLMKKSRPLLEEYNPGYNKQNHKIPVFVHRGKSMIESMIILEYIEETWPDGYPLLPKDVYEKSTARFWIKFIEDKTATFFKFFLTSGEECEKAQGEILEILKTIETQSAIKNDNCKFFGGDKINAVDLAYAALAYWQGGMEKVSGVTLLEAHIFPKVHAWTEAFKTDPVIQKNLPNFEELLVFFENAKKYGYLQTPPK, encoded by the exons ATGGGAAAAGAATCAGTGAAGATAATTGGATCTTGGTTTAGTCCTTTCAGTTTCAGGGTTAAATGTGGTTTAGATTTAAAAGGTATCGAATATGATTTCTTACTGGAAGATTTAATGAAGAAGAGTAGACCGTTGTTGGAGGAGTACAACCCGGGTTACAATAAGCAGAACCATAAGATACCAGTTTTTGTTCATCGTGGAAAGTCTATGATAGAGTCCATGATTATCCTCGAATACATCGAAGaaacatggccggacggctatccGTTACTACCGAAAGACGTATACGAGAAATCTACTGCCAGGTTCTGGATTAAATTCATTGAAGACAAG ACTGCCACCTTTTTTAAGTTTTTCCTAACGTCAGGGGAAGAGTGTGAGAAGGCACAAGGAGAAATATTAGAGATATTGAAAACCATTGAAACACAAAGTGCaattaaaaatgataattgtAAGTTTTTTGGTGGTGATAAGATTAATGCCGTTGACTTGGCATATGCAGCTTTAGCTTACTGGCAAGGAGGTATGGAAAAAGTATCAGGAGTTACGCTTCTTGAAGCACATATATTTCCTAAAGTTCATGCCTGGACTGAAGCGTTCAAAACAGATCCAGTGATACAGAAAAATCTCCCAAACTTTGAGGAATTGTTGGTCTTTTTTGAAAATGCGAAGAAGTATGGGTACCTGCAGACACCACCTAAATAA